One window of the Pararge aegeria chromosome 22, ilParAegt1.1, whole genome shotgun sequence genome contains the following:
- the LOC120633858 gene encoding hematopoietically-expressed homeobox protein hhex-like has protein sequence MCACKQKRASFLIEDILCETKPHKHLGHEPLESLTCSKKPEVFELITKLNVVTEVQRELEIVKLKVNLEQRRNTYPIYPTPIKANLPWTPYRLKNSGYPMESRHPMSFFSDPMLKTEQILRNQLAVNRLVTNPYSLRQVYGFDGVPPSCCSPWWGVGGRRKGGQVRFSAAQTGALERRFSASKYLSPDERRALAASLRLSDRQVKTWFQNRRAKWRRTTPEIADAGSPPTADESDDDVQIADDD, from the exons ATGTGCGCTTGTAAGCAAAAAAGAGCGTCGTTCCTTATCGAGGATATACTTTGCGAGACGAAACCTCACAAGCATTTAGGCCACGAACCACTGGAGTCACTCACGTGTAGTAAAAAGCCTGAGGTTTTCG aattaataacCAAACTAAACGTAGTTACTGAAGTTCAAAGGGAATTAGAAATAGTTAAACTGAAAGTTAATTTGGAGCAAAGAAGGAACACGTATCCAATATATCCAACGCCGATTAAAGCGAATTTACCCTGGACTCCgtatagattaaaaaattcTGGCTACCCAATGGAATCCCGACACCCGATGAGCTTCTTCAGTGATCCCATGCTGAAGACTGAGCAGATATTGAGAAACCAACTAGCTGTGAACAGACTTGTGACCAACCCGTATAGTTTACGACAAGTTTATGGATTTGATGGAG TACCACCCTCATGCTGCAGCCCGTGGTGGGGAGTGGGAGGGAGAAGAAAAGGTGGGCAAGTGCGATTCAGCGCGGCGCAAACTGGCGCTCTGGAGCGGCGGTTCAGCGCCAGCAAGTACCTCAGCCCTGACGAGAGGAGAGCGCTGGCGGCGTCCTTAAGACTGAGTGATCGACAG gtTAAAACTTGGTTTCAAAACCGAAGAGCGAAATGGCGCCGCACCACTCCAGAGATAGCGGACGCAGGGAGTCCCCCCACTGCCGACGAGTCTGATGACGACGTGCAAATCGCTGATGATGACTGA
- the LOC120633853 gene encoding protein jagunal produces MASRGGVMVTGTNGADFEHREKVAAQYQISALNKSRLKYCVFFHHMLFMVMLAKLSADILDKLDIFILEIEELQIPQPLWWEYFWSLSLVLSFLGLSAIKRNNIRYMRHYLYGITALGVIPLLYCVVYYCGDVYQYLTFDEDEDDEDEIQLWQGYPYGLLWYAFVLLASQVHFFQLYFGYNLLKAWRARGTYRKTD; encoded by the exons ATGGCGTCAAGGGGAGGTGTTATGGTTACGGGGACGAATGGTGCGGATTTCGAACATAGGGAAAAAGTCGCAGCTCAGTATCAAATAAG TGCACTCAACAAGTCTCGTCTGAAATACTGTGTGTTCTTCCACCACATGCTGTTTATGGTTATGCTGGCCAAGCTCTCCGCAGATATCCTGGACAAACTTGACATATTCATACTGGAAATTGAGGAGCTCCAGATACCCCAA ccTCTCTGGTGGGAGTACTTCTGGTCCCTCTCTCTGGTGCTCTCCTTCCTCGGCCTGTCAGCGATCAAGCGCAACAACATCCGCTACATGCGGCACTATCTGTACGGCATCACCGCGCTGGGCGTGATCCCACTTCTGTACTGCGTGGTGTACTACTGCGGCGACGTGTACCAGTACCTCACTTTCGACGAGGACGAGGATGATGAGGATGAGATACAACTGTGGCAG GGTTACCCCTACGGCCTCCTGTGGTACGCGTTCGTGTTGCTGGCCTCGCAAGTGCACTTCTTCCAACTTTACTTTGGCTATAACCTGCTGAAAGCGTGGCGGGCCAGAGGCACTTACAGAAAAACGGACTAA
- the LOC120633750 gene encoding uncharacterized protein LOC120633750, with product MKVLVIVAVLAFVAVQLSHSAPTPEEEKKDAGVAPAAAAAAEPASQPVAVAKAETPEAAASPVDPAPHAEEKKA from the exons ATGAAGGTCTTAGTGATTGTCGCGGTACTCGCTTTCGTGGCTGTGCAG CTCAGCCATTCCGCTCCAACTCCTGAGGAGGAGAAGAAAGATGCAGGAGTGGCGCCAGCAGCTGCTGCCGCCGCGGAACCGGCATCCCAACCTGTAGCTGTG GCTAAAGCGGAAACACCTGAAGCCGCCGCCAGTCCGGTAGACCCCGCACCTCACGCCGAAGAGAAGAAGGCCTAA
- the LOC120633774 gene encoding uncharacterized protein LOC120633774 produces the protein MESSSNTGSTRQSRLLRRLLGKLRGEHRYTTLDKNFSFTSTGMSESIGCGSTNGDEEVDAPRAGLSSATIDDAQFAANIDLRYGGQYLTPEQLPEFCNQLHHLVEVIRNIQSYAKVTGEYPSELERRLEREAREVASLASETRNAQEAASRALLQRRALRAQKTELVAHIAKLRDSEVRELESSVRLSDRKLYKNWESLRDSTDSAAFEPLLEEVRNKQMALECLVRLIESRRANVSRTPVFRPLPASSNDDESSDQIGSVRKRHDSLRSNKRKRKEAFREPRSMPLSCEPSRHSPQQVTLFIQGAECTSRLGAGNTGAVALRPLEFPPRGSIRDILFFTTD, from the exons GCTCGGCAAGTTGCGCGGCGAGCACCGCTACACGACGCTCGACAAGAACTTCTCCTTCACATCCACCGG CATGAGTGAAAGCATTGGCTGCGGCAGCACGAACGGAGATGAAGAGGTCGATGCGCCAAGAGCTGGTCTGTCCTCCGCCACGATAGATGACGCTCAGTTCGCAGCTAATATCGATCTTAG GTACGGTGGACAGTACTTAACTCCGGAACAGCTACCGGAATTCTGCAACCAACTCCACCACCTGGTAGAAGTCATCAGGAACATACAGTCCTACGCGAAAGTCACTGGAGAGTACCCTAG CGAACTAGAGCGTCGCTTAGAACGGGAGGCGCGTGAAGTGGCCTCGCTTGCAAGCGAAACTCGTAACGCTCAAGAAGCGGCATCTCGAGCACTTTTACAACGACGAGCGTTACGCGCTCAGAAGACAGAACTCGTCGCTCATATTGCTAAACTGAGGGACTCTG AAGTGCGAGAGCTAGAGAGTTCAGTGCGGTTGTCTGATCGGAAGCTGTATAAGAACTGGGAGTCGTTGCGGGACTCCACTGATTCTGCCGCTTTCGAACCACTACTGGAAGAAGTTAGG aACAAACAAATGGCTTTGGAATGTCTAGTCCGCCTGATAGAAAGCCGTCGTGCCAACGTCTCCAGGACACCAGTTTTTCGTCCCCTTCCGGCGTCGTCgaatgatgatgaaa GTTCAGATCAAATAGGAAGCGTACGCAAGCGACACGATAGTCTTCGCTCAAACAAACGTAAAAGAAAAGAAGCTTTCAGGGAGCCAAGATCCATGCCGTTGTCTTGTGAACCCAGCCGACATAGTCCGCAACag GTGACGCTGTTCATCCAAGGGGCGGAATGTACGTCCCGACTGGGTGCAGGCAACACGGGCGCTGTCGCCCTCCGGCCCCTGGAGTTTCCGCCGCGCGGCAGTATCAGGGATATACTGTTTTTTACCACAGACTAA